A region from the Corylus avellana chromosome ca7, CavTom2PMs-1.0 genome encodes:
- the LOC132187666 gene encoding vacuolar-processing enzyme-like: MIKTRMMNSWGWGALIFLTLACMINVESMRPLEAMHLNDHHGKRWGVLVAGSSGYANYRHQADVCHAYQVLKKGGLKEENIIVFMYDDIAFHASNPTPGVIINKPYGNDVYYGVPKDYTGDDVNVNNFYAVLLGNKSALTGGSGKVVDSGPNDSIFLYYVDHGSSGILGMPNGEYVYAKDLINVLKKKHAAKTYKSMVIYVEACESGSIFEGLLPKNINIYATTASNAVENSWAAYCPGDHPSVPPEYETCLGDVYSISWMEDSDKHDLRKETLEQQYEVVRRRTGFDNLQYSSHVMKYGNASRGNDLVSSYIGTNPANDNFTFLHDSSSPPTPRLVSQREADLLHFWQKYHKAPAGSHDKLEAKKRLVDEISYRKHVEYSINHIGMLLFGNSNSSSILLDTVRPPGQPLVDDWDCFKMLVTTYEKYCGSLSKYGMKYMRAIANMCNVGVTMEKMAAVSIQTCSN; encoded by the exons ATGATCAAAACGAGAATGATGAACAGTTGGGGTTGGGGCGCATTAATATTTCTGACGCTTGCATGTATGATTAATGTTGAGAGCATGAGGCCATTAGAAGCCATGCATTTGAATGATCATCATGGAAAGAGATGGGGTGTTCTTGTCGCTGGCTCAAGTGGTTATGCCAATTATAGACATCAG GCTGATGTATGTCATGCATATCAAGTATTGAAGAAAGGTGGCTTAAAAGAGGAAAATATCATTGTTTTCATGTATGACGATATTGCATTCCATGCAAGCAACCCCACCCCTGGTGTCATTATCAACAAGCCATATGGCAATGACGTTTATTATGGAGTCCCCAAG GATTATACAGGAGATGATGTTAATGTGAATAACTTTTATGCTGTTCTTCTTGGAAACAAAAGTGCCCTTACTGGAGGCAGTGGTAAGGTTGTGGATAGCGGACCAAATGACtctattttcttatattatgtCGACCATGGCAGTTCTGGGATACTCG GGATGCCTAATGGGGAGTATGTGTATGCCAAAGATCTGATCAATGtgttgaagaagaagcatgCTGCAAAAACCTACAAAAGTATG GTAATTTACGTGGAAGCTTGTGAATCTGGGAGTATTTTTGAGGGCCTTCTTCCaaagaatataaatatatatgcaaCAACAGCATCAAATGCAGTGGAAAATAGCTGGGCAGCATATTGTCCTGGAGACCATCCCAGTGTTCCTCCAGAATATGAAACCTGCTTGGGAGACGTATATAGCATTTCTTGGATGGAGGATAG TGACAAACATGACTTGCGCAAGGAAACTTTGGAGCAGCAATATGAAGTG GTCCGAAGAAGAACAGGATTTGATAATTTACAATACAGTTCTCATGTAATGAAATATGGAAATGCAAGCCGTGGGAATGATTTGGTCTCCTCATATATTGGTACAAATCCTGCAAACGACAACTTTACTTTCCTTCATGATTCCTCTTCACCACCGACTCCAAGGCTCGTCAGCCAACGTGAAGCCGACCTCCTCCATTTCTGGcaaaag TACCATAAAGCCCCTGCTGGCTCTCATGACAAGCTTGAAGCTAAAAAAAGACTGGTTGATGAAATTTCTTATCGGAAGCACGTGGAGTACAGTATAAATCATATTGGGATGCTCTTGTTTGGAAATAGTAACAGCTCATCAATACTGTTGGACACTGTTCGGCCACCTGGGCAACCTCTTGTGGATGATTGGGATTGTTTTAAGATGCTT GTAACAACTTATGAGAAATATTGTGGATCATTATCCAAGTATGGAATGAAATACATGAGAGCTATTGCTAACATGTGCAATGTTGGGGTTACCATGGAGAAGATGGCTGCGGTATCAATTCAAACTTGTTCTAATTAG